GCGCCCTGGCCGCGGCGGGCCTGTTCGCCGCCGTCTTCCCGGCGAACGTCAAGATGGCCTACGACTGGCGGCACCGCCCCTCCCCCTGGCGCGAGGCTGCGGCGGCTCGGCTCCCCCTGCAGGTGCCGCTGGTGCTGTGGGCGCTGAAGGTCCGCCGGAGCGCCTGATTCGCCGGGCGGAAGCGACCGGGCCGCCGGGACAGCCTCAGGGCACCACGGTGACCGGCCAGCGGCCGGCCTTCACCAGGCGGACGGCGACCGAGCCGACGATGCGGTGCCCGGCCTGCTCGGAGGCGCCGACGACGACCGCGTCCGCCTTGAGCTCGTCCGCGGCCCGAACCAGCCCGGTGTACGGGTCCCCGGGGAAGGTGACGAACTGCCAGCGCAGCTCGTAGATGCCGCGCAGCCGCTCGACACCGAGGCGGATCTCGGCGAGCAGTTCGTCCGCGACGGCGGCGGTGGTCTCGGCGACGGGCAGGCCGAAGGCGGCGGCAGCACCGAGCACGGGCTGGACGAAGACCACGGTGAGCAGCGCGTGCTGCCGCCGGGCGAGGCCCGCGGCGTAGGCGACCGCCCGCCAGGAGGCGTCGGAGCCGTCCGCTCCGGCGACGATCACCTTGGGCCCGTCCGTGCCGCGCTCGAAGCCGGGGACGGCGGCGGGCCTGGGCTCCGCCGACATGTCGTCACTCACGGCACGAGCCTATCCCCGCCTCCTCCGCCCGCTCCGGCGGGTCGGCCTCAGTGCTCGCCGGCGGCCAGGGCCTCCGCCACCGTGCCGTAGACCCGCAGGACGTCGTCGGCGCCGGCGATCTCCAGGAGGCCGGAGACGGCCGGGCCGGGCTCGGCGAGCACCAGGGCGCCCCCGGCCATCTCGACGACCTCTCGGGCGCCGAAGATCAGGTCCAGGCCGGCCGAGTCGCAGAAGGTGAGCCCGCCGCAGTCGACGACGAGCAGGTCGGGGCTTGCGGCGACCGCCTGCTCCAGGGCCTCGCGCATCGCGCCGTCACCGTCCCGGTCCAGCTCGCCCTCGGGGCGGACGACCACGGCGTGCGCGGAATGCTGTACCGCGACGGTCAACTGCCCGTTCTCCGGTTCCATCGCACGCTCCTCGTCCGGGCCCCCACGCCCCTCAACGATAGGTCGCGGCCGCCGCGGTGGCCCGAGCTGGAATCTCCTTCCATATGTGAGATAAAGTCCCGAATATGAGATCCGATGATCCGCTGGACCTTCGGCTCGCGGCCCGGCTCGCCGAACTGCGCACCGCGCACGGCTGGTCGCTGGACGACCTCGCGCTGCGCGCCGACATCAGCCGCTCCACCCTCTCGCGGCTGGAGCGCGCGGAGATCAGCCCCACCGCCGCCCTGCTCGGCCGCCTCTGCCGAGCGTACGGGCGCACCATGTCCCAGCTGCTCGCCGAGGTCGAGGAGCACGGCAGCGGTCTGGTCCGCGCGGCCGAGCAGCCGGCCTGGACGGACCGGGGCTCCGGCTTCGTCCGCCGCTCGGTCTCGCCACCGCTGGCCGGCCTGCGCGGCGAACTCGTCGAGGGCACCCTGCCGCCCGGCGCCTCGGTCGACTACGACGGGCCCTCGGTGCCGGGCCTGGAGCAGCACCTGTGGCTGCTGTCCGGCCGGCTGGACCTCACCGTCCAGGAGCGGACCCACCACCTCGCCGCCGGGGACTGCCTGCGCTTCCGGCTCTGGGGCCCGATCGCCTTCCACAGCCCGGGCCCGGACCCGGCCCGCTACCTCCTGGCCCTCGTCCTGCCCTGACCGCCGCGCCACTCCGAACCGACCCGAAGGACCCACGTGCCGACCACCGAACCCCCGAGCACCGACCCCCCGACCGCTGAGCCCCTCGCCGCCGAACTCCTCACGGCCGAACTCCTCACGGCCGACCGCCTGGAGGCCGCCGCACCGGCCCTGGCCGAGCTGCTGCTGGACGCCGTCCGGGCCGGCGCCTCGGTCGGATTCCCCGCCGGACTGACGGCGGCGGCCGCCGAGGAGTGGTGGCGCTCGCGGGCCGCGGCGATCGCCGAGGGCGGCCTGCTGGTGTGGACGGCCGGGCCGGCCGAGGCCCCGCTCGGCACGGTCAGCCTCGCCCTGGAGCGTTACCCCAACGGCGCCCACCGCGCCGAGATCGCCAAGCTGCTGGTGCACGCCGCGGCCCGCCGCCGCGGCCTGGGCCGCGCCCTGCTGGCGCTCGCCGAGCGCGCCGCCGCCGACCGCGGCCGCACCCTGCTGCTGCTCGACACCGAGACCGGCAGTGACGCCGAGCGGCTCTACCGCTCGGCCGGCTGGACGGCCCTCGGCGCCGTCCCCGACTACGCGGCCGACCCGGGCGGCACGCTCCGCCCGAGCACCTTCTTCTACAAGCACCTGCACGCCCCGGCGGGGGGCTGAGCGGCAGCGGACCGATCGGCGGGGGACGGAACACCCTGCCGGCATGCGAACGGCCCCTCCCCGCCGCGTCCGCCGGTGGACACGGTGGGAGGGGCCGTACGACCGCCCGGAGTCAGGCCCGGCCGGCCGCCTTCTGGGTCCGGCGCGACAGCGAGTCGATGACGACCGCTGCCAGCAGGACCGCACCGGTGATCATGAACTGGAGGGCGTTGCTGAGGCCCTCGATGTTCATGCCGGACTGGATCGAGCCGATGACCAGCGCACCGAGCAGCGCCGACCAGGTGCTGCCCCGGCCGCCGAAGAGGCTGGTGCCGCCGATGACCGCCGCGGCGATGGCGTTCATCAGCAGGTTGCCGCCGCCGGAGGTCTGACTGGCCGACTGGATCTGTGCGGCCAGGAAGAGACCGCCGACGGCCGCCATGGTGGAGGTGATCATGAACACCGAGATCCGGGTCCACGAGACGTTGATACCGGCCCGCCGGGCACCCTCGATGTTGCCGCCGAGGGCGAAGATCTGCCGTCCGTAGGTGGTGCGCCGGAGCACGAAGTCCAGCACCACGATGAAGATCAGGAAGATCAGCAGGGCCAGCGGGAGGCCCTTGTACTGGTTGAGGGTGTACGCGGCCAGGAAGCCCACGATCGCGATGGCGACGGTCCGCAGCGCGATGTCCATCGGCGGCCGGGACGGCACCCCGGCGGCCTGCCGCCGGCGGGTGTCGACCAGTGAGGCGACGAGGAAGAGCACGACGCCGACCGCGGCCACGCCGTAGGCGGCCGCCTTCTGGCCGTAGATGGTGGTGTAGAGGCGGGAGACGATGTCGGTGCCCGGCAGGTTGATGGTGCCGGTGCTGCCGAGGATCTGGAGCATCAGACCGTTCCAGCCGAGGTTGCCGGCCAGGGTGACGACGAAGGCCGGCACGCCGACCTTGGCGAAGAAGAAGCCCTGGATCAGACCGACCGCCGCACCGCCCGCCAGCGCGCACAGCAGCGCCACCCACTGGTTGACGCCGTGGGTCACGAGCAGCACGGCGTAGATCGCCGCACAGAGTCCGCTGACGGAGCCGACGGACAGGTCGATCTCGCCCAGCAGCAGCACGAAGACCACGCCGATGGCGATCATCCCGGTGCCGACGATCTGCTGGGAGAGGTTGGAGAGGTTCTGGGCCGACAGGAAGCTGGAGTTGAGGCTGCCGAAGACCGCCCAGATGACGATCAGGGCGAGGATGACGGGCAGCGATCCGAGCTCGCCGCTGCCGATCCGGCGGCGGAACTCCTGGACGTACCCGCGCAGGCCCTGCTGTCGGACGATCAGACGGGGGTCGACCGCGGGGGTCGCGGCGGCGGCGACCTCGACGGGGGCGTTGACACCGCCCTTCGGCATGCTGTCCTCGGGCAGCGGGGCGCGCTCGTGCGGCTCCGGGCCGGTCCCGCCGGTGGGGTCGTCGCTCACTGCTGTCCCTCCTGCCCTTGTTCCTCGATCCGTCCGCGGCGCCGGGTGACGGCGTTGTCCGTGGCACCGGTGATGGCGGAGATGATTTCCTCCTGGTTGGTCGCCCGGCGGTCGAAGACACCGTTGTTGCGGCCGAGCCGCAGCACCGCGACCTTGTCCGCGACCGCCATCACGTCGGCCATGTTGTGACTGATCAGGATCACGCCGAGGCCGCGCTCGCGCAGGCGCTCGACCAGGTCGAGGACCTGCGCGGTCTGCTCGACGCCGAGGGCGGCGGTGGGCTCGTCCAGGATCACGACCTTGGGGTCGCCGACCAGCGCGCGGGCGATCGCGACGACCTGGCGCTGACCGCCCGAGAGCGAGGCGATCGGGATGCGCACACTGGGGATGCGGATCGATAGCGTGTCGAGCAGCTGGCGGGACCGCTTCTCCATCGCGACCTCGTCCAGGACGCCGAACCTGCGGATCTCCCGGCCGAGGAAGAGGTTGCCCACCACGTCGAGGTTGTCGCAGAGCGCGAGGTCCTGGTAGACCGTCGCGATCCCGAGGTGCTGGGCGTCCTGGGGGCGGTGGATGGTGGTCGACCGCCCGTGCCACTCGATGACGCCGTCGTCCGGCACGTAGACCCCGGCGATCGCCTTGACCAGGGTGGACTTGCCGGCGCCGTTGTCGCCGACGAGCGCCACGACCTCGCCGGCCGGCACCTCCAGCTCCACCTCGGTGAGCGCCTGGACGGCGCCGAACCGTTTGGAGACCCCGCGCAACGCCAGAACGGGTGGGCCTTCCACGGACATCAACTCCCTTGCTGGGGAACGGTCGCGGGTGCGGTGCGACGCACGGCTACTGGAGCCCCGCGGCCTTGCAGGCGTCGGCGTAGGTCGGCGTGCAGATCTGGTCGACCGTGTAGAGGCCGTCCTTGACGACGGTGTCCTGGATGTTGTCCTTGGTCAGGACGATCGGGGTGATGAGGTTGGCCGGGACCTTCTGGCCGCTGCCGCTGGTCGCCGTGGTCGGGACGTCGCTCGGCGTGAGCGAGGTGCCGTTGGCGAAGGCGGCGACGATCTTCGCGGTGGCCGCGGCCTCGGGCTCGTACGGCTTGTAGATCGACATGGTCTGAGTGCCGACCAGGATGCGCTGGACGCCGTCGAGCTGGGCGTCCTGGCCGGTCAGCGGGACGCTGATGTTCGCGGCCTTCATCGCGGTCGCGGCACCGGCGGCCATGCCGTCGTTGGCGGAGTAGACGCCGACCACGTTGGGGGCGCCGATGGCGGTGATGCCGGCGGCGGTCTCCTGGTTCGCGGTGTTCGGGTCCCAGTTGGGGGTGTCGTACTCCTTGCCGATCGTGAGCTTGCCGTCGATCGCGCTGTGCGCGCCGGCCTTGAACTGGCCGGCGTTGGGGTCGGTCGGCGAGCCGTTGATCATGATGATCGAGCCCTTGCTGGCGTTCGCGCCGACCGCCTCGACCAGGGCCTGGCCCTGGAGCTGGCCGACCTTGTAGTTGTCGAAGGAGACGTAGGCGTCCACCGGGCCCTGGGCGAGGCGGTCGTAGGCGATGACCTTGACGCCGGCGTCGTGGGCCTTCTGCACGGAGGCCTGGACGGCCTTGGAGTCGACCGCGTCCAGGACGAGGATCGTGTTGCCCTTGGTGAGGGCGGTGTCCACCTGGGTCTGCTGGAGCGTCGCGTCCTGGTTGGCGTTGTAGTAGTCGATCTGCGCGTTCGGGACGAGCTTCTTGATGTTCGCCTCGAGCAGCGGACGGTCGAACTGCTCGTAGCGGGTGGTCTTGGTCTCCGGGAGGAGCAGGCCGACCTTGACGGTGCCGCCGGAGGCGGCGGACCCGGACGCGCCGGAACTGGTGGACTGCTCGGCGCTTCCGCAGGCGGCCATGCCCAGACCGACGGAGGCCGCCATGGCCGCGACGACAAGCTGGCGTACAACGAGCTTCACTGGACAGCCTCTCACTCGATCTCACCCCCGGACTCCGAGTCTGCGAGCGTTTGACCGGCCCCGCGACGTCGGCTGGGCCAATGCGCGGTGGAAGATCCCCCGTTCGGCCGTACCTGCCTCGACGGGTGGCGCAAGCCGCCCCGAGGTCCCGAGGTTTGCACCGAAGATTCACCCGCGGCAGACCAATGGTCCAGACCAGTGCCCTATGCTGACGGTGCACAGTCATGAGGTAGCGCTACGGATGCGACCAGTGGGGGTCTCCTCGGCATGCCCGGACAACAGACGGAACGCCGCTCGCCGGCGTACCTGGACATCGCACGCGATCTGGGGGAGGACATCGGGCGGGGGCGTTTCCCGGTCGGGCAGAACCTGCCCTCGGAACGCCGGCTCGCCACCGTGTACGGAGTGAACCGGCAGACGGTACGGGCCGCGCTGCAGCACCTGCGGACACAGGGCCTCGTGGCCGGCGACCACCTCGGCACCTACGTGCTGTCGCCGCGGGAGGGACGGGCCGCCCGGCCCCCGGCCGGGCCGGCGCCGACACACGGCTTCCCGGGCTCCTTCCTCCGCCCGGCCCGCCCGGCCGCGGGGATCGGCCGGCTGCTGCGGCGACCACCCGAGCACTGGGCGGCCACCGCGCTGGAACTGCCGCCCGAGCGCGCCGCGCTCGCCTACGACCACCGACTGAAGGACGAGGACGGGCGGACCCTGCAGTCGGCCAGCTCCTGGTTCGCGCCGGTGCTGACGATACTGCTCCCCGGGCTCGGCCGGTCCGCCTGGGCACTCGGCGAGGACGCGGAGGCCGGCCGGGAGGCGGACCTCGCGGAGCTGTACGGCTGGGCGGCCACCGCGGGGCTGCGGCTCCGCGCCGCCGACCGCGTCCAACTGGCCCGCGACGCGGCGGAGGACGACCCGCCCGGCGGCCTGGAGGTCCGGCGCACCATCGCCGACCAGCACGGCCGGACGCTGATCGGCACCGTCTTCCGGATCGCCGACGAGCAGGCGGAGCTGCGGTACGCGGACAGCCAGGCGCTCCTGCCCGGCGACACCCGGCCGCGCACACCGGGCGCCGCACGCCGGATCGCCGAACCGGACCGCGCCGTCCTCCACTCCTGGGCCTCACCCAACGCCCCGGACCGCGGGCTCGCGCTGCGCGCCCGGATCGTGCTCGCCTGCGAGCACGCCTCCGCGGAGGAGGCGGCCGGACGGCTCGGGCACTCGGCGCAGCTGGTGGCGGCCTGGCGGGACAGGTTCCGGGCCGGCGGGCTGCAGGCACTGGAAGCCTCGCCCCGCCGGGGACGGCCCCGTTCACGCTGAGCCGGTGCCGGACCGGCGAACTACCGGGGGCGGCGCAGCCTGACCAGGGCGTCGATCGCCTCGCCCGCCGTGCCGTGGCCGTCGGGGGCGGCCACGGTGCGGCGCACCCGCTCGGCGCGGACGGTCTGCAGGCCGAGGCCGGCCAGGTCGTCGAGGACGTCGGCGGGGGTGAAGAGCACCCGTGCGTCCTGCGGGCCGCCGGTGCCCTCGGTGAGGTTGGTGGTGTCGTGGCCGACGACCAGCAGGGTGCCGCCGGGGGCGAGCGCCTCGGCGGCGCGGCGCAGCGCGGTGCGGCGGTCGGCGGCGGGGAGCTGCAGGTAGGCGACGAGGACGAGGTCGTACGCGGCCGGTTCGGCGGTGCGGGTGAGGACGTCGGCGGGCACCCAGTCGATCCGGTCGGCGGTGCCGGCGGGGCGGGTGGCGGCGAGGGCGCGGCCGCGGTCGAGGGCGACGGCGGAGAAGTCGACGGCGGTGGCGTGCCAGCCGCGCTCGGCGAGCCAGATGCTGTTGCGCCCCTCGCCGGCGGCGAGGTCGAGGGCGCGGCCGGGCGGCAGGTCCGCGCATTCGCCGACGACCCAGCGGTTGGGTTCGACGCCCCAGAGCTGCTCGGTGGCGCGGTAGCGCTCGTCCCAGTCCTGACTGTCCATCGGCGGCCTCCTTCGGTCCGAGCGTACGCGGCGGGGGCGGGGCCGGTGCGGGGGAAGGGCAATGCGGAAGATTGTCTGGTACATGACGCACGGATGCGCTTCCATGGGGTGACGCCGCCTCAGGCCCCTCACCGGAGGTCCCATGCGCCCCATCCGTACCGGACTGCTCCTCACTGCCCAACTCGCCCTGCTGGCAGGGCTGTCCGCGCCGGTCGCGGCGGCCGCCGCGGGCCCGCCGGCGCCCGGCGCCTACTTCGTGCAGAGCGTCGTCACCGGGCTGAACGCCGCGGACGCCGGCGGGGCGGTCGACCAGCACAATCCCAAGGGCAACGAGGACCACCAGCAGTGGACGCTGCGGGCCTCGGGTGGCGCCTCGGTGCTGGAAAGCGCCGACCAGGCGGGCCGCTGCCTGGGCCGATCGGGCGACCGGGCCCGCGTGGTGGGCTGCGGGGACACGGCGGCGGCCTGGGAGGTGCTGCCCTCGGGTGCGTCGAGCTGGCGACTGAAGGCCCCCGGCGCCGAGCAGTACCTGAGCCTCGCGCCGAAGCCGGCCGGCGCCTCCTACCCCGCCGGCCTGCAGGTCGCCGGAGCGGGCCCGCTCGCCGACTTCTACCTGACGCCGACCGCGCCGCCGACCGCGCCGATGCCCGGCCCGCAGGAGCGGACCCTCGATCAGCTGACCTTCCTGACCGCGCACAACGCGTACGCCAACGGGGTGGACGGCGGCTTCGCCCCGCCGTTCGTGAACCTGGCGCCGAACCAGACGCGCGGCATCCAGCAGCAGCTCGCCGACGGGGTACGCGGCTTCATGCTGGACATCCACCAGACGCCGGACGGGGCGATCCTCTGCCACAACAGCTGCACCCTGGTGTCGCGACCGGTGGCGCTCTGGGTCGACCTGCAGCGGATCGCCGACTTCCTGGCGGCCAACCGGGGCGAGTTCGTGACGGTCTTCCTGGAGGACTACGTCTCCCCCGAGGTGCTGCGCGGCGAGATCACCAGGGTCCGCGGCCTGAACGACGTGCTGTTCCGGCCGGACACCGCGGGAGTGCGCGAGCACGGCTGGCCGCGGATGGCGGACCTGGTGGCCTCGAACAGGCGACTGATGATCTTCACCGACCACAGCCGGGACGCCGACCGCGCGGCGGGGCTGACCCGGGACAGCTTCGGGGTGATGTACCAGCGCGAGTGGACGGTGGAGAACTACTGGTCGATGGGGTCGGGCCTGGGCAGTTCGGACTGGTCCTGTTACAGCCGCTGGTACGGCGGGGACGACGTGCTGCCGCTGACGCGGACCGAGCCCGGGTTCCGCCCGCTGTTCGTCATGAACCACTTCCGGGACGTCACGATCGCGCCGACCGCGTCCAACGACAACGGCAAGCTGCTGGACCGGGCGCAGCGGTTCTGCCGCCCGGCCGCGCGGAAGAAGCCGGTCTTCCTGGCGGTGGACCGGTATGACCTTGGTAACCCCGGGGCCGCGGTGGCGGCGCTGAACGGCTGGGTGGACGGGGCGCCGTAGCGGTTCGGAGCGAGGACGAACGATCCTTGCGCCCCCGCTCCCGGGACGCCCCGGGAGCGGCGGGCGGGCCGGTCCGCGCACGTCGGCGGCCCGTGATGTGCCGAGGTCACGGCTGGGATTCCAAGGTCCTGTCTGACGGTTCGAAAGGTTGTTAGGTTAGGCTTGCTTCCCCTACTGTCTGGGTGCCGGAAAACCGACCAGCACCCTCGGAGTACGCCATGCCCGCCCGCCGCTCCACCGCAGCGACGCTTCTGACCCTCGCCGTTGCCGGCGCAGCCCTGGCCGGCTGCTCCAAGAAGGACGACGCGGCATCCTCGGACGCGGTGAAGGTGACCGCCTCCGACTCCGCCTGCGAGGTCGCGAAGACGACCTTCCCGGCCGGCGCCGTCGAGCTCTCCGTGCAGAACAAGGGCTCGAAGTCCACCGAGGTCTACGTCTACGCCGCCGGCGACAAGATCGTCACCGAGCGCGAGAACATCGGCCCCGGCACCACCGTGAGCATCCACGCCGAGATCAAGGCCGGCGAGTACGAGATCGCCTGCAAGCCGGGCATGACCGGTGACGGCATCCGCCAGAAGATCACCGTGACCGGCAGCGCGGACTCCGCCGCGAAGGCCGACCCGCGCCTGGCCGCCGCCGTCGAGGCCTACCGCAAGTACGCCCAGGAGCAGGCCGACGCGACCATCCCGGTGGTGACGCAGTTCGCCGAGGCGGTCAAGGCCGGCGACGCCGAGAAGGCCAAGTCGCTGTTCGCCGCCTCCCGCGTGGGCTGGGAGCGCACCGAGCCGATCGCCGAGAGCTTCGGCGACATCGACCCGAAGACCGACACCCGCGAGGACGGCCTGGAGGCCGGCCAGCAGTGGACCGGCTGGCACAAGATCGAGAAGTCGCTCTGGGCCGACGGCGCGATCACCGACGACGACAAGAAGCTCGCCGACCAGCTGGTGACGGACCTGAAGGACTGGCAGGGCCGGATCGCCAAGGCCGAGATCACCCCGACCTCGATGGCCAACGGCGCCAAGGAGCTGCTGGACGAGGTCTCCAAGAACAAGATCACCGGCGAGGAGGACCGCTACTCCCACACCGACCTGTCGGACTTCGCCGCCAACGTCGACGGCGCCGAGAAGGCCTTCGAGCTACTGAAGCCCGTCGCCGCGGAGAAGGACGCCGCGCTGGCCAAGACCCTGGACACCGAGTTCGCCGCGATCAAGGCGCTGCTCGCCAAGTACAAGCAGGGCGAGGCCTACACCTCGTACGACAAGGTCACCGAGCCGGAGCGCAAGGTCTTCTC
The nucleotide sequence above comes from Streptomyces sp. TLI_235. Encoded proteins:
- a CDS encoding XRE family transcriptional regulator — translated: MRSDDPLDLRLAARLAELRTAHGWSLDDLALRADISRSTLSRLERAEISPTAALLGRLCRAYGRTMSQLLAEVEEHGSGLVRAAEQPAWTDRGSGFVRRSVSPPLAGLRGELVEGTLPPGASVDYDGPSVPGLEQHLWLLSGRLDLTVQERTHHLAAGDCLRFRLWGPIAFHSPGPDPARYLLALVLP
- a CDS encoding iron uptake system component EfeO; amino-acid sequence: MPARRSTAATLLTLAVAGAALAGCSKKDDAASSDAVKVTASDSACEVAKTTFPAGAVELSVQNKGSKSTEVYVYAAGDKIVTERENIGPGTTVSIHAEIKAGEYEIACKPGMTGDGIRQKITVTGSADSAAKADPRLAAAVEAYRKYAQEQADATIPVVTQFAEAVKAGDAEKAKSLFAASRVGWERTEPIAESFGDIDPKTDTREDGLEAGQQWTGWHKIEKSLWADGAITDDDKKLADQLVTDLKDWQGRIAKAEITPTSMANGAKELLDEVSKNKITGEEDRYSHTDLSDFAANVDGAEKAFELLKPVAAEKDAALAKTLDTEFAAIKALLAKYKQGEAYTSYDKVTEPERKVFSDAVNSLGEPLSKLAAAVVVG
- a CDS encoding D-xylose transport system permease protein — its product is MSDDPTGGTGPEPHERAPLPEDSMPKGGVNAPVEVAAAATPAVDPRLIVRQQGLRGYVQEFRRRIGSGELGSLPVILALIVIWAVFGSLNSSFLSAQNLSNLSQQIVGTGMIAIGVVFVLLLGEIDLSVGSVSGLCAAIYAVLLVTHGVNQWVALLCALAGGAAVGLIQGFFFAKVGVPAFVVTLAGNLGWNGLMLQILGSTGTINLPGTDIVSRLYTTIYGQKAAAYGVAAVGVVLFLVASLVDTRRRQAAGVPSRPPMDIALRTVAIAIVGFLAAYTLNQYKGLPLALLIFLIFIVVLDFVLRRTTYGRQIFALGGNIEGARRAGINVSWTRISVFMITSTMAAVGGLFLAAQIQSASQTSGGGNLLMNAIAAAVIGGTSLFGGRGSTWSALLGALVIGSIQSGMNIEGLSNALQFMITGAVLLAAVVIDSLSRRTQKAAGRA
- a CDS encoding monosaccharide ABC transporter substrate-binding protein (CUT2 family), translating into MKLVVRQLVVAAMAASVGLGMAACGSAEQSTSSGASGSAASGGTVKVGLLLPETKTTRYEQFDRPLLEANIKKLVPNAQIDYYNANQDATLQQTQVDTALTKGNTILVLDAVDSKAVQASVQKAHDAGVKVIAYDRLAQGPVDAYVSFDNYKVGQLQGQALVEAVGANASKGSIIMINGSPTDPNAGQFKAGAHSAIDGKLTIGKEYDTPNWDPNTANQETAAGITAIGAPNVVGVYSANDGMAAGAATAMKAANISVPLTGQDAQLDGVQRILVGTQTMSIYKPYEPEAAATAKIVAAFANGTSLTPSDVPTTATSGSGQKVPANLITPIVLTKDNIQDTVVKDGLYTVDQICTPTYADACKAAGLQ
- a CDS encoding methyltransferase family protein, whose protein sequence is MDSQDWDERYRATEQLWGVEPNRWVVGECADLPPGRALDLAAGEGRNSIWLAERGWHATAVDFSAVALDRGRALAATRPAGTADRIDWVPADVLTRTAEPAAYDLVLVAYLQLPAADRRTALRRAAEALAPGGTLLVVGHDTTNLTEGTGGPQDARVLFTPADVLDDLAGLGLQTVRAERVRRTVAAPDGHGTAGEAIDALVRLRRPR
- a CDS encoding anti-anti-sigma factor; translation: MEPENGQLTVAVQHSAHAVVVRPEGELDRDGDGAMREALEQAVAASPDLLVVDCGGLTFCDSAGLDLIFGAREVVEMAGGALVLAEPGPAVSGLLEIAGADDVLRVYGTVAEALAAGEH
- a CDS encoding monosaccharide ABC transporter ATP-binding protein (CUT2 family) produces the protein MSVEGPPVLALRGVSKRFGAVQALTEVELEVPAGEVVALVGDNGAGKSTLVKAIAGVYVPDDGVIEWHGRSTTIHRPQDAQHLGIATVYQDLALCDNLDVVGNLFLGREIRRFGVLDEVAMEKRSRQLLDTLSIRIPSVRIPIASLSGGQRQVVAIARALVGDPKVVILDEPTAALGVEQTAQVLDLVERLRERGLGVILISHNMADVMAVADKVAVLRLGRNNGVFDRRATNQEEIISAITGATDNAVTRRRGRIEEQGQEGQQ
- a CDS encoding DNA-binding GntR family transcriptional regulator → MPGQQTERRSPAYLDIARDLGEDIGRGRFPVGQNLPSERRLATVYGVNRQTVRAALQHLRTQGLVAGDHLGTYVLSPREGRAARPPAGPAPTHGFPGSFLRPARPAAGIGRLLRRPPEHWAATALELPPERAALAYDHRLKDEDGRTLQSASSWFAPVLTILLPGLGRSAWALGEDAEAGREADLAELYGWAATAGLRLRAADRVQLARDAAEDDPPGGLEVRRTIADQHGRTLIGTVFRIADEQAELRYADSQALLPGDTRPRTPGAARRIAEPDRAVLHSWASPNAPDRGLALRARIVLACEHASAEEAAGRLGHSAQLVAAWRDRFRAGGLQALEASPRRGRPRSR
- a CDS encoding nucleotide-binding universal stress UspA family protein, encoding MSAEPRPAAVPGFERGTDGPKVIVAGADGSDASWRAVAYAAGLARRQHALLTVVFVQPVLGAAAAFGLPVAETTAAVADELLAEIRLGVERLRGIYELRWQFVTFPGDPYTGLVRAADELKADAVVVGASEQAGHRIVGSVAVRLVKAGRWPVTVVP
- a CDS encoding acetyltransferase (GNAT) family protein is translated as MPTTEPPSTDPPTAEPLAAELLTAELLTADRLEAAAPALAELLLDAVRAGASVGFPAGLTAAAAEEWWRSRAAAIAEGGLLVWTAGPAEAPLGTVSLALERYPNGAHRAEIAKLLVHAAARRRGLGRALLALAERAAADRGRTLLLLDTETGSDAERLYRSAGWTALGAVPDYAADPGGTLRPSTFFYKHLHAPAGG